In a single window of the Micromonospora inositola genome:
- a CDS encoding complex I subunit 4 family protein: MSLGQFLLVAVLAVPALGAVAVAATPHDRGARLVGTVAAALTLLATLPLVGGDHGWFGYGPRPAVQPWHRLDLPWVPGLDLRFHLGVDGISWPLVVLTALLTLLCCGYTLWRVPDGGSGRALVALLLVVEVGILGTFLALDLVLFFVFFEVVLLPMYAVIAGWGGDDRRRAARKFALYTLFGSVLLLVGVFVVVAAAGTADLVALTGGAGLSRGTQLAAFTLLALAFAVKSPLWPLHSWLPDAHSQAPTVGSVILAGVLLKMGTYGLIRVAVGVAPEGARWAAPVLGVLAVAAILIGSLVCLAQDELKRLIAYSSVGHMGFVLLGVATLTATGIQAALIGNIAHGVITGLLFFLAGAVKDRTHTGALAELSGLRETAPRLAGLLGFAAVASLGLPGLAGFWGEAFAVVAAVRRGGGLWTTLAVLAAVGGALTAAYFLRLLRQITHGRPSPAVGRLAPGLAGAELTAWAPLVLLALAVGLAPVLVLGYATGPVDALVGVLK; the protein is encoded by the coding sequence GTGAGCCTCGGACAGTTCCTGCTGGTCGCGGTCCTCGCCGTGCCGGCGCTCGGCGCGGTCGCGGTGGCGGCCACCCCGCACGACCGGGGGGCCCGGCTGGTCGGTACGGTCGCCGCCGCGCTGACCCTGCTCGCCACCCTGCCGCTGGTCGGCGGCGACCACGGCTGGTTCGGCTACGGGCCGAGACCCGCCGTGCAGCCCTGGCACCGGCTCGACCTGCCCTGGGTGCCCGGCCTCGACCTGCGCTTCCACCTCGGGGTGGACGGGATCTCCTGGCCGCTGGTGGTGCTCACCGCCCTGCTCACCCTGCTCTGCTGCGGGTACACGCTGTGGCGGGTGCCCGACGGCGGCAGCGGCCGGGCCCTGGTCGCGCTGCTGCTGGTGGTCGAGGTGGGCATCCTCGGCACCTTCCTCGCCCTCGACCTGGTGCTGTTCTTCGTGTTCTTCGAGGTCGTCCTGCTCCCGATGTACGCGGTCATCGCCGGCTGGGGCGGCGACGACCGGCGGCGGGCGGCCCGCAAGTTCGCCCTCTACACGCTCTTCGGCTCGGTGCTGCTGCTGGTCGGCGTCTTCGTGGTGGTCGCCGCCGCCGGCACCGCCGACCTCGTGGCGCTGACCGGCGGAGCCGGCCTGTCCCGGGGCACCCAGCTCGCCGCGTTCACCCTGCTGGCGCTGGCCTTCGCGGTGAAGAGCCCGCTCTGGCCGCTGCACTCCTGGCTGCCCGACGCGCACTCCCAGGCGCCGACCGTCGGGAGCGTCATCCTGGCCGGGGTGCTGCTCAAGATGGGCACGTACGGCCTGATCCGGGTGGCGGTCGGGGTGGCCCCGGAGGGCGCCCGCTGGGCCGCCCCGGTGCTCGGGGTGCTCGCCGTCGCCGCGATCCTGATCGGCTCGCTGGTCTGCCTCGCCCAGGACGAGCTGAAGCGGCTGATCGCGTACTCCAGCGTCGGGCACATGGGTTTCGTGCTGCTCGGGGTGGCCACGCTCACCGCCACCGGCATCCAGGCGGCGCTGATCGGCAACATCGCGCACGGGGTGATCACCGGCCTGCTCTTCTTCCTCGCCGGGGCGGTCAAGGACCGGACCCACACCGGCGCGCTCGCCGAACTCTCCGGGCTGCGGGAGACCGCGCCCCGGCTGGCCGGGCTGCTCGGCTTCGCGGCGGTCGCCTCGCTCGGGCTGCCCGGGCTGGCCGGGTTCTGGGGCGAGGCGTTCGCCGTGGTGGCCGCCGTCCGGCGGGGCGGCGGGCTCTGGACCACCCTGGCGGTGCTGGCCGCGGTCGGCGGGGCGCTGACCGCCGCGTACTTCCTGCGGCTGCTGCGGCAAATCACCCACGGGCGGCCCAGCCCGGCGGTGGGCCGGCTGGCGCCCGGGCTGGCCGGGGCCGAGCTGACCGCGTGGGCCCCGCTGGTGCTTCTCGCGCTGGCCGTCGGCCTGGCCCCCGTGCTGGTGCTCGGGTACGCGACCGGCCCGGTGGACGCCCTGGTGGGGGTGCTCAAGTGA